The sequence GATGCTACCGACGCACAGTATGAGGAGCTGATTGAGAACATAGAAAAGCAGTTGAAACAGCGGCGGAGTGTGCAGGCGATGTTTTGCATTAGGTGATATTAACTTAAACGGAGAGTTCTTATGCAAATGACAAAACTAACCATTACAAACTACCGAGCTCGCAGGGACGTGTCCATTCCGTTGTCGCATTTCGGGTGTTTGATTGGAGAAAACAACTCGGGGAAATCCTCCTTTCTACAGGCATTGTCGCTGTTCTTTTCAGGTTCAAAACTTTCCACTACCAACTACTTTGATGAGGCACAGCCAATACGTATTGAGATTGTCTTCGAAGATATTGGGAATGCCGATTTGGCAAGGCTTGTTGAAGAACACCGTACTAGAGTCCGTGGAATCATAAAGGCCGGTCGCCTTGTCCTGGTGCGTTCCTATGACACAAATGGCAAAAGTACCCTTCTCTACAGCACGCTTATTCCCACCGAAGAGCGGTTTGCCCCCGACAGCGTAGCTACCTTATTGAAAAACGGACGTGCCGGACAAGCATTCGTTAACAAGATAACAGCAGCCTTCCCTGAACTTGACGATATGGTCGATACAAATATGAATCAAGACGCCATGAGGCAGAAGATCCTGGAGCTTGCCGACTCCCTACCGGATGAGCAAAAGTCAACAGTTGACCTTCCTCTTCCGACCGGAATTGATAAGAGCATTATTCCGATGCTTCCAGACCCTATCTATATCCCGGCGGTCAAGGATCTGGCGGATGACATCAAGACGACTGAAAGCACGCCGTTCGGAAAGATATTGGGAATCCTATTGCGAGCAATAGAAACCAAACTTCCATTTGAACCGCCCC is a genomic window of bacterium containing:
- a CDS encoding AAA family ATPase, translating into MQMTKLTITNYRARRDVSIPLSHFGCLIGENNSGKSSFLQALSLFFSGSKLSTTNYFDEAQPIRIEIVFEDIGNADLARLVEEHRTRVRGIIKAGRLVLVRSYDTNGKSTLLYSTLIPTEERFAPDSVATLLKNGRAGQAFVNKITAAFPELDDMVDTNMNQDAMRQKILELADSLPDEQKSTVDLPLPTGIDKSIIPMLPDPIYIPAVKDLADDIKTTESTPFGKILGILLRAIETKLPFEPPRFFRRLRYVSPAIIAGTS